The Crateriforma spongiae sequence GTGAAACCGCGATCATGCCCGACATGTACGGCGACGACGACTACGACTTGGCCGGTTTTGCGGTTGGCGTGGTCGAACGGAAACGATTGATCGATGGCCACACCGTCACTGCGGGCGACGTGGTCTTGGGGGTCGCATCGTCCGGGCTGCACAGCAACGGTTTTTCGCTGGTCCGCAAAGTCATCAAAGACGCGGGCCTGGATTGGGACGCCAGCCCCGGCGGCTTGGATGGCCAGACGCTGGCCGATGCCTGTTTGACGCCGACACGTATCTATACGCCCGCCATTCGTGCGATCCAGTCCCAGTATCGGGTCAAGCAAGTTCTGCATGCGATCGCCCACATCACCGGCGGCGGGATCGAAGAAAACTTGGACCGCGTCTTGCCGTCCAACGTCGACGCCGTGATCGATGCCAAAGCCTGGCCGGTACCACCGGTGTTCCAATGGCTGCAGCAAACCGGCAAAGTGGACACGTCCGAAATGCGTCGCGTCTTTAACATGGGCATCGGAATGGCATTGGTGGTCAGCGATTTCTATGCGTCCAGCATCGCCAACCGCTTGAACGAAACGGGATTCGAAACCCACACGATCGGCCGTATCCAAGACGGTACCGGCAAAGTCGTCTACGCCTAGGTTTCCGCAAACCTTAGGTGTCAGTCGCTGGATCTCCGGTGCAAGAATATGTATGCGGATCAGGCGGCGCTGCGTGTCCGCGTGTTCATCTGTCCTGGTCGTGTCGACGGGAACGGATCACTTATGATTGGTGGGTCCGTCGAAGGATTCCCCGATACAGCCCCACCTTACCGATTGATCCCATGACGAAATCTCTTCGATTCCCCGCGTTGTGTTTGGTCTTTTTCTCGTTGGCGCTTGCACTATTTTCCTGTGCCGCCATCGCCGAAGAAACCCGGCAGTCCGCCACCGGCGACGACCCGAGCGATCTGCGGGTGATGACGTTCAACATTCGCTACAACAACCCCAAAGACGGCGCCGATGCGTGGCCCAAGCGTATCGACATGGTGGCCGATCGAATTCGCCAGTCCTCCGATGTGGTCGGTCTGCAGGAAGCTCGCCAGGAACAGATTCAAGACCTTGCCGGGCGTCTGGACGAATACCAATGGTTCGGTGTCGGCCGCGACGACGGTAAGCAGGGTGGCGAGTTTTGTCCGATCTTTTATCGTGCCGATCGGTTGAAATTGTTGGAAACGAAAGTCGCTTGGTTGTCGGATACCCCGGATGTCCCCGGCAGCAAAAGTTGGGATGCGGCGATCACGCGACTGATGACCATGGTCAAGTTTCGCGATCAAAAATCGGGCGGCGTGTTTTGGATGATCAACACCCACTTTGATCATCGTGGACCGCAGTCGCGTATCCAAAGCGCGAAAATCATTCGCACGACCGCACAGCAGTTCGCCGCAGATTACCCGGTCGTCGTCACCGGCGATTTCAACTGTCAGCCCGACAGTCAGCCGTACAAGATCATCACCGATGAAGATGACGCAACACGATTGGCCGATGCACGGACCATCACTCAAACGCCGCACCAAGGGCCCGATTCGACATGGTCGGGTTTTCGTAAGGTGGAAGATGGACGACGAATCGATTTCGTTTTCGTCACGTCCGATGTTCAAGTCCGTCGTCACGTCACGTTTGGCGACCAAGTCGGTGGCCGTTTCCCATCGGACCACTTGCCGGTGGTCGCCGCCATTCGTTTCGCGCCGCGCTGACACGGTTCGCTTCCATCGATCTGGCGATCTTCGTTCACCATTGATGCCGATCTCGGTAAAGGAACACTCGGTTGAGCGACTTTCTTTTGCATGCTTCGACGTGGGCCGTCGTCACACACGTGACCGTGGTGGCCGCTTTGTCGGTTCGCGTGATCATGAATCGGCCCGCGACCGGCGTGGCGTTGTCTTGGATTCTGTTGATCTTGGCCACGCCCGTGTTCGGTTCGGCGTTGTACCTCATGGTCGGTGAACGACGCATCGGACGTCGGCGTCGTGCCGGATTTCAAGGCTTGCGGGAAAACTATCGTCGCGTCGCGGAAACCGCTGCCGTGGAAGGCCTGACGAACATCCGTTGGGACGATCACACGCCGGGGCTGCGTGGGATGGACCAGATCGGTCGTCGGCTGGTCGGATTCCCGACCGTGCGGGGCAGCCGTCATCGCCTGTTCAGCAAGACGGATGAAATCCTGCTAGCGATCGCTCGCGATGTCGATCAAGCGGAATTCAGCGTGCTGATGGAGTTCTACATCTGGCATCCTGGCGGTTTGGCCGACGAAGTCCTGGAAGCTCTGATCCGCGCGGCCGGTCGTGGCGTCCACTGTTGCGTGTTGATCGACGCCTTGGGGGCTCGGCCTTGGTGGAAAACGGACCAGCCCCAGCGTTTGCGTGACGCCGGCGTTCAGTTGCATGCCGCCCTGCCCGTCGGACTGTTTCGAACCTTCGTCGGCCGTACCGATTTGCGACTGCATCGCAAAATTGTGGTGGTTGACGGTCATATCGCCTGGACCGGCAGCATGAACCTTGTCGACCCGCGTTTCTTCAAGCAAGACGCCGGCGTCGGTCAGTGGGTGGATTCGATGGCCCGCTTGGAAGGTTCCGCCGTCGCCCTGTTGGCCGCGGTGTTCATCGGCGATTGGAATTTGGAATCCGGGACGCCATTGGCCGAACTTGTCGAACGTGCCAAATTGCGATTGATCGAACCGGACGGGCCTTCGGATCTGCAAGTGATCCCGTCGGGGCCCGGCCAATCGGGCGATGCCCAGTTGCAAATGATCTTGACGCTGTTGAATACCGCACGAGAAGAAATCGTGCTGACGACGCCGTACTTGGTTCCCGACGAATCGCTGTTGCGGGCGATGAACGGGGCTTCGGCCCGCGGTGTGACGGTGCGATTGATCGTGCCGGAAAAAGTCGACTCGTTTTTGACGCGTTACGCCAGCCGGTCTTATTTCCAAGACTTGTTGGACCACGACATCGAAGTCTATCTGTATCGTGATGGCTTGCTGCACACCAAAGCGATCACCGTGGATGGCCAACACGCGATGTTCGGAACGGTGAATCTGGACATGCGCAGTTTCTGGTTGAATTACGAAGTCGCGTTGTACATTTACGATTCGAATTTCGCGGCGGAAATCCGTCAGCTACAGCAAACCTATCTGGATGATTCCGATCGTTTGGATCCGGAACAATTTGCACAACGTAGTTTCAAAGAACGTTTCTTGGAAAATTCGCTTCGCCTGGCCAGCCCGCTGCTTTGAAACCGGAATTTGCGATTGGCACCGCATCGGTTCGGTCGCTATCCCATTGGCTGGATTTCACTGTGATGTTCGTCGTCCACTTGTATCACCGGTCGCCCCATGCAATCGATTGCCCGTGAATTGAATCTTCCCGAACACCAGGTCGTTGCGGTGATCGAGTTGTTGGAAGAAGGCAACACGATTCCTTTTATCGCCAGGTATCGCAAAGAAGCCACCGGCGGTCTGGACGAAATCGCTTTGCGTGCGATCGAAGACGCCTTGGAACGACACAACGCCCTGCAGGCTCGCAAGGCGACGGTGCTGAAGACGATCGATGAACAGGGCGCACTGACCGCTGAACTCAGAAAACAAATCGAACAGTGCACCGACATGCGTGCGCTCGAAGCGTTGTATCTGCCTTACAAACCCAAACGGCGTACACGCGCGACGATTGCTCGGGAAAAAGGTCTGCAACCGCTGGCCGATTTGCTGTTGAAGCAAACGCGGTTGCCCAAGTCGAAATCGCAAGTCCTGCAAGACTTCGTTGACGCCCAACGCGATGTGCCCGATGCCGATGCAGCGTTGGCAGGCGCGCTGGACATCGTCGCCGAACAGTGGAGCGAAGATGCGTCGGTCCGCCAATGGATGGTGGAAAAGGGGACCAAGTACGGACAGATCACTTCGGCAGTGAAACGCGGCAAGAAGGACGAGGCCGAAAAGTACGAAGCGTATTTGGATCGATCGGAATCAGCTGCCCGAATCCCGGGGCACCGATTGCTGGCGATGTTGCGTGGCGAAGCCGAAGGCGTGCTGCGGATCGGTTTGCAGATGGAGGACGATCGTGCGATTGCGCACCTCCGGTCGACATTCCTGCGGAACCGTTCGTTCGAGTTTGCGGCCGAGTTGGCCGATGCCGCCGAAGATTGTTTTGTGCGGTTGTTGCAGCCTGCGACTCAGTCCACTGTCTTGCAAATGCTGAAGGAAAAAGCCGACCAGGAAGCGATCGAAGTCTTCGGCAAAAACCTGAACGAACTGCTGATGGCGCCACCCGCCGGCCCGCGTGTGACCATCGGTATCGATCCGGGGTTCCGCACCGGTTGTAAAGTTGCGGTGGTCGATGGGACCGGAAAGTTCCTGGAAAACACGACGATCTATCCGACACCGCCGAAGTCGGACACCGCGGGCGCGGAAGCGAAACTTCTGGGATTGATCCGGAAACACAGTGTCGAACTGATCGCGATCGGCAACGGCACCGCCTCACGCGAAACCGATGCGTTCGTCGGACAACTGATTCGCGATCACAAACTGTCGGTGACCAAAGTCATGGTCAGTGAATCGGGCGCGTCGATCTATTCGGCCAGCGAATTGGCGGGCAAAGAGTTTCCCGATTTGGATGTCACCGTCCGCGGTGCGATCAGCATTGCCCGACGTCTGCAAGACCCGCTGGCTGAACTGGTCAAGACGGATCCCAAATCGATCGGGGTCGGCCAGTACCAACACGATGTCAACCAAACGCAATTGCGAAAGTGTTTGGACCGTACGGTCGAAAGCTGTGTGAATCGCGTCGGCGTGGACTTGAACATGGCCAGTGTTCCGTTGTTGTCACGTGTCGCGGGCATCGGTCCCAAGTTGGCCGAGAACATCGTTCAGTATCGAAACGACAACGGGCGATTTTCTAACCGCAAAGAACTGGTTCAGGTCCCGAAGTTGGGCAAAAAGGCGTTCCAGCAAGCCGCCGGGTTCCTGCGCATCCGTGGTGGCGATGAACCGCTGGATAATTCTGCCGTGCACCCGGAAAGCTATCCGGTCGTCGGACGTATGGCGCGTGAGTTGAAGGCTGATCTGAACAGTCTGGTCGGCAACGCGACGCTGAGCCAAAAATTGCAACCCGAGTCATTTGTCGATGATCGCTTTGGTATTCCCACCATTCGTGACATCATCGCGGAGTTGGGCAAACCCGGACGCGATCCGCGTAGTGAGTTCAAGGTTGCACGATTCGATGATGCGGTGCAATCGATGGATGACCTGCGCGAAGGCATGGTGCTGGAAGGCGTCATCACGAATGTCACCCACTTCGGCGCTTTCATCGATCTTGGTGTGCATCAGGACGGCTTGATTCACATTTCTCAATTGGCCAATCAGTTCGTCGATGATCCATCCGACGTGGTTTCGGTCGGCGATGTTGTCAGAGTCAAAGTGTTGGAGGTGGATTTGGATCGCAAACGCATCGCGGTTTCCAAGAAGGCACTTGGCTAGCGAATCACAGCGCCGAAACAGTTTGGGTCATTTCGGCGGTTCTTGCCCGTTGTATTCGCCCATGCGATCGGGGCTGGGCAAGTGTTCTTCTAAGATGAACTTCGGTCGCGAATGCGAATTGATATACGCCGCGACGTCCAGCGATTGCTGTTCGGTTAAATAGGGATCATCCAAAGGCATCGCCACCTTCAACCACGATGCCAGTTTCGCGTTCCGTGCCAGACCCGCGCCGTCGTTGTACGATTCGTCGCCCCAAACCGGCGGACCGTCGTCGCCGCCTTCGCCCGCCTCGCCGTGACAGTACGCGCAATGATCGGCGTACAGTGTTTCACCACGTTCCCGATCCGCGGCCGACGGATCAATCGTTAGTGGCTGGACATGATTCGGCCCCAGCGGTCGCGATGGATTCATCGCCATCGTTTCACCTTTTGACAGCCAAGTGATGTAGGTCGTGATGGCGACCGACACCTCGCTGCCGTTGGGCGGCCGAGTCCCATTCATGCTGCGCATGAAGCAGTTCAATGCACGATCTTCCAAAGTGATCACACGCTGTTCTCGCGGAGACCACGCCGGATAGGCCGTCGCGACGTTCAAAAATGAGGCCGCCTTGGGATGTGTTCCGCCGTCCAAGTGACACGATCGGCACGCCAAAGCGTTTCCGACGAAAGGTTTGGACAACGGGTGCGTGTCTGTTTCGTTGACGATTTTTTGCCCCAACCGGATGACGTCGCCCAACGGACCCTGCGGCATGGAATGCTCCGGAATTTCCGTCTGCTTTGGCGATTCAGCCCAGGTGGACCAAGCGTACAGGCAGGGAATCAAAGCGACCGCGGCGATCAAAGACCTCCACCGAGTCAAATTCGTTTTCATATCGCAGCTCAAACCGGATTGAAGATTTTTCAAGCAAGGGTGCCCACCGTCGCGAGCCGGACCGGATGGCATTCCGGACGTTCTCAAGTTCATGGAATGTCCAAAGGTTGGGTTCATTCGCCCGTTGGCATGCGAATTCGAAGGACTCGTGGCTTTATCGTTCATTCCCGACCGGATTTCTGCGATCCGACATGCCTCGTCGCGTCGTGCCTCCGCGAACACGACGTCCAATGCAGCGATTAACATTCTGGGTGCTGCATCCCTTCTTTCCCGCGATCCCTCATTCCGGACCCCTTCGGAAACGATATGAACCGACTTTGTTTTTCGTTGCTTTTCATCGGTGTTGCCGTTGCGTCGTCTTCCGTGGCACCGAATCGGGTGGCTGCCGACGTGGCGCCGGTTCCCAAGACGATCGTTCCCAAGCGGATGGAAGACGTAACGCCGCGTAACGTCGTGTTCATCCTTTCCGATGATCATCGATACGATGCGATGAGCTTTATGGGGCATCCGTTGGCGAAAACCCCACACATGGATGCGATGGCAAAGAACGGCGTGCATCTGAAGAACGCGTTCGTGACCACTTCGCTGTGTTCGCCAAGCCGTGCGTCGATTCTGACCGGGTTGTACACGTTTCGGCACCGCGTGATCGACAACCAGCGTGCCGTTCCCGATGGCACCGTGTTCTTTCCGCAGTATCTACAGAAAGCCGGATATCAAACCGGTTTCATCGGCAAGTGGCACATGGGAAGTGCCAACGATGACCCACGCCCCGGTTTCGATTATTGGTTCAGCTTCAAAGGACAGGGTCAGTACTATCCACCAGGACCGAACTATACGATCAACGAAAACGGCAAACGTGTTCCCCAGGACGGTTACATCACCACCGTTCTGACCGACAAGGCGGTGAACTTTATTAAAGACAACGCCGACGCAGATCAGCCGTTCTTTCTGTACTTGTCGCATAAGGCGGTGCACGGTCCATTCACGCCCGAACCGAAATACAAGAGCAGCTTGGCGGAATTGCCGTTCACTTTGCCATCGTCGTCCGCGTTGCTGTCGGACAACTTGCGAAACCGCCCACGTTGGTTATTGGACCAACGCAACAGCTGGCACGGGATGGATTTTCCACTGCACACCGGCAGTCCGGTGGAGGCGTTTTACAAAAGTTATTGTGAAGCACTGCGGTCGGTCGACGACAGCATCGGTGCGGTGATGCAGCAGCTGAAAGACCTGGGCATCCATGACGAAACCCTGGTCATTTACATGGGCGACAACGGTTACATGTTTGGCGAACACGGGTTGATCGACAAACGCGTCGCCTATGAAACGTCCAGCCGCGTTCCCATGCTGATGCAGTGTCCGGAAATTCTGCCCGCCGGCACGGTGGTCGACGAAGTGGTCGCCAACATCGACATCGCGCCGACGGTGATGCAGGCGATGGGCCTGGAGAAACCTTCCTACATGGACGGCCAGAGCTTTCTGCCTTTGGCGTTGGGCCAGGACGTTCCCTGGCGAGACTACTTTCTGTACGTCTACTACTGGGAACAAAACTATCCGCAAACGCCGACCCACTTTTCGTTGCGCGGCGACCAATACAAGTACACGACCTACTACGGTCTTTGGGACACCGATGAATTGTTTGACATCCAAGCGGATCCGATGGAGCAAAACAACTTGATCTATGATCCCCAGTACGCGGACGTCAAGCAGCAGATGCAAACACGCTTGTACGACATGATGGACGATCTGGGTGGCATGGAAATTCCGCTGAACCCGCCGCGTGGTCGCCAGCAAAACAAGCGGCTTCGTAAACGCGGTGGCGTCAAGTCAGCTGATTTTCCCGAA is a genomic window containing:
- the purM gene encoding phosphoribosylformylglycinamidine cyclo-ligase; translation: MAATYKDAGVDLDVYAESMSRLPRLMHRTFSPRVIPSDGGFAGLFRLDFAGRLFARNYSDPVLVSGTDGVGTKLKIAQTTGRHDTVGIDLVGMCVNDLLCTGAEPLFFLDYVAMGRDDPARLEQIVQGISDGCVAGDMALLGGETAIMPDMYGDDDYDLAGFAVGVVERKRLIDGHTVTAGDVVLGVASSGLHSNGFSLVRKVIKDAGLDWDASPGGLDGQTLADACLTPTRIYTPAIRAIQSQYRVKQVLHAIAHITGGGIEENLDRVLPSNVDAVIDAKAWPVPPVFQWLQQTGKVDTSEMRRVFNMGIGMALVVSDFYASSIANRLNETGFETHTIGRIQDGTGKVVYA
- a CDS encoding c-type cytochrome, whose protein sequence is MKTNLTRWRSLIAAVALIPCLYAWSTWAESPKQTEIPEHSMPQGPLGDVIRLGQKIVNETDTHPLSKPFVGNALACRSCHLDGGTHPKAASFLNVATAYPAWSPREQRVITLEDRALNCFMRSMNGTRPPNGSEVSVAITTYITWLSKGETMAMNPSRPLGPNHVQPLTIDPSAADRERGETLYADHCAYCHGEAGEGGDDGPPVWGDESYNDGAGLARNAKLASWLKVAMPLDDPYLTEQQSLDVAAYINSHSRPKFILEEHLPSPDRMGEYNGQEPPK
- a CDS encoding Tex family protein; this translates as MQSIARELNLPEHQVVAVIELLEEGNTIPFIARYRKEATGGLDEIALRAIEDALERHNALQARKATVLKTIDEQGALTAELRKQIEQCTDMRALEALYLPYKPKRRTRATIAREKGLQPLADLLLKQTRLPKSKSQVLQDFVDAQRDVPDADAALAGALDIVAEQWSEDASVRQWMVEKGTKYGQITSAVKRGKKDEAEKYEAYLDRSESAARIPGHRLLAMLRGEAEGVLRIGLQMEDDRAIAHLRSTFLRNRSFEFAAELADAAEDCFVRLLQPATQSTVLQMLKEKADQEAIEVFGKNLNELLMAPPAGPRVTIGIDPGFRTGCKVAVVDGTGKFLENTTIYPTPPKSDTAGAEAKLLGLIRKHSVELIAIGNGTASRETDAFVGQLIRDHKLSVTKVMVSESGASIYSASELAGKEFPDLDVTVRGAISIARRLQDPLAELVKTDPKSIGVGQYQHDVNQTQLRKCLDRTVESCVNRVGVDLNMASVPLLSRVAGIGPKLAENIVQYRNDNGRFSNRKELVQVPKLGKKAFQQAAGFLRIRGGDEPLDNSAVHPESYPVVGRMARELKADLNSLVGNATLSQKLQPESFVDDRFGIPTIRDIIAELGKPGRDPRSEFKVARFDDAVQSMDDLREGMVLEGVITNVTHFGAFIDLGVHQDGLIHISQLANQFVDDPSDVVSVGDVVRVKVLEVDLDRKRIAVSKKALG
- a CDS encoding sulfatase family protein → MNRLCFSLLFIGVAVASSSVAPNRVAADVAPVPKTIVPKRMEDVTPRNVVFILSDDHRYDAMSFMGHPLAKTPHMDAMAKNGVHLKNAFVTTSLCSPSRASILTGLYTFRHRVIDNQRAVPDGTVFFPQYLQKAGYQTGFIGKWHMGSANDDPRPGFDYWFSFKGQGQYYPPGPNYTINENGKRVPQDGYITTVLTDKAVNFIKDNADADQPFFLYLSHKAVHGPFTPEPKYKSSLAELPFTLPSSSALLSDNLRNRPRWLLDQRNSWHGMDFPLHTGSPVEAFYKSYCEALRSVDDSIGAVMQQLKDLGIHDETLVIYMGDNGYMFGEHGLIDKRVAYETSSRVPMLMQCPEILPAGTVVDEVVANIDIAPTVMQAMGLEKPSYMDGQSFLPLALGQDVPWRDYFLYVYYWEQNYPQTPTHFSLRGDQYKYTTYYGLWDTDELFDIQADPMEQNNLIYDPQYADVKQQMQTRLYDMMDDLGGMEIPLNPPRGRQQNKRLRKRGGVKSADFPEAMIVDEPLRKELK
- the cls gene encoding cardiolipin synthase; its protein translation is MSDFLLHASTWAVVTHVTVVAALSVRVIMNRPATGVALSWILLILATPVFGSALYLMVGERRIGRRRRAGFQGLRENYRRVAETAAVEGLTNIRWDDHTPGLRGMDQIGRRLVGFPTVRGSRHRLFSKTDEILLAIARDVDQAEFSVLMEFYIWHPGGLADEVLEALIRAAGRGVHCCVLIDALGARPWWKTDQPQRLRDAGVQLHAALPVGLFRTFVGRTDLRLHRKIVVVDGHIAWTGSMNLVDPRFFKQDAGVGQWVDSMARLEGSAVALLAAVFIGDWNLESGTPLAELVERAKLRLIEPDGPSDLQVIPSGPGQSGDAQLQMILTLLNTAREEIVLTTPYLVPDESLLRAMNGASARGVTVRLIVPEKVDSFLTRYASRSYFQDLLDHDIEVYLYRDGLLHTKAITVDGQHAMFGTVNLDMRSFWLNYEVALYIYDSNFAAEIRQLQQTYLDDSDRLDPEQFAQRSFKERFLENSLRLASPLL
- a CDS encoding endonuclease/exonuclease/phosphatase family protein — protein: MTKSLRFPALCLVFFSLALALFSCAAIAEETRQSATGDDPSDLRVMTFNIRYNNPKDGADAWPKRIDMVADRIRQSSDVVGLQEARQEQIQDLAGRLDEYQWFGVGRDDGKQGGEFCPIFYRADRLKLLETKVAWLSDTPDVPGSKSWDAAITRLMTMVKFRDQKSGGVFWMINTHFDHRGPQSRIQSAKIIRTTAQQFAADYPVVVTGDFNCQPDSQPYKIITDEDDATRLADARTITQTPHQGPDSTWSGFRKVEDGRRIDFVFVTSDVQVRRHVTFGDQVGGRFPSDHLPVVAAIRFAPR